The DNA segment GACACAATTACGTCCTCTACGTCTCCTTAGAAGGGGAGGTCGATCGCTATGGCATGGTGCAAAATCTCTCTGAGGTCAAGCGCGCGATCGCGAAAGAAGTGACAAGCGAGTTAGATAACGCCTACCTCAATCAAGTTTGGGAAGACTTTCAACAGGCTCTCCCCACCACGGAAAACATTACCAAAGCCATCTGGCAGCGACTAATTCCCCACCTACCCCTCGTCAAAATCCAGCTTTTTGAACACCCTCAACTTTGGGCTGAATACCAAGGAAACAATATGGAAGCATCTTTAACGATTAGCACCCACTTTAGCGCCGCACACCGCCTTGCATTAGATGAACTCAGCTATGCAGACAATCTGGAAATTTACGGCAAGTGCGCCCGTCCCCACGGTCACGGACACAACTATCATCTAGAAGTGAGCGTTGTGGGAGAAATCGACCCGCGTACGGGAATGATTGTCGATCTTGTTGCGCTTCAAAATCTCGTGGATGAATTAGTCATCGAACCCTTTGACCATACTTTCTTGAATAAAGATATTCCTCATTTTGCTAGCATCGTTCCCACCGCAGAAAATATCGCCCTGCATATCTGCCAACTCCTACAAGATCCCCTAAAGGAATTGGGCGTTGAATTGGATA comes from the Lusitaniella coriacea LEGE 07157 genome and includes:
- a CDS encoding 6-carboxytetrahydropterin synthase: MKCIINRRAQFSASHRYWLPELTEAENQAKFGTGSNFPGHGHNYVLYVSLEGEVDRYGMVQNLSEVKRAIAKEVTSELDNAYLNQVWEDFQQALPTTENITKAIWQRLIPHLPLVKIQLFEHPQLWAEYQGNNMEASLTISTHFSAAHRLALDELSYADNLEIYGKCARPHGHGHNYHLEVSVVGEIDPRTGMIVDLVALQNLVDELVIEPFDHTFLNKDIPHFASIVPTAENIALHICQLLQDPLKELGVELDKVKLIESPNNSCEIYCRQSSTQVSETAAAEPVLATR